In Chlorobiota bacterium, the sequence ACGTTGGGAGCAATGGGGAAGCACCTGCCCCCCACCACCGTTGGGGCCGACGCTGATGTTGCCGGCATATCCACCCCGTTCATTGCGTTTTACGAACACGCCAGCCACGCCCACCAAGCCTCCGGCGAAGCCCGCGTTGAGTTTGCCCGCCAGGCCGCCAACCAGATTGCCACCGTTGCCCAGCACTTCCCCGACCACACCGTCTGGGGCTTTACGATTCTTGCTTCCAGTTTGCTGGCCGAGCGGCGTTATTCGGAGGCGAAGAAGGCGTTTGAATCGGCGTTGGAGTTCATCCAAACGCACCGCCGGCCCATCCCCCCCGATATGCTGTTCAACTATGCCAGCACGCTGATGAAGCTGCGGGAGTTCGCGGCGGTGTTGGGGTTGATTGAGAAACATCAGGCGATTATCCGCGAGCGCCCAAAGGTTCATTTCCGGTTCGAGTCGCTCCGTTGTTTCTGCCACATCTTTCTGCGGCAGCCGGACGAAGCCTTGCAGGCCATTCCCCCGGCCATCACCCAGCGGCCCGAATCGGAGTATCAGTATTTCCGGTTCCTGTACCTGATTATCCCCTACCTGCGCGACGACCTTGAAAGCGCGATTCGCGAGGCGCGCAACTTTAACGATTACTTCACCCGCCACAAGGATGCGTTGCTCCATCCAAAGGAGAAGGAGGTGGTTGCCCTGTTCCGCGCATTCTTCGTTGCCCTTGCCGACAGCACCGACCGGCAATCGCTGAAGATTGAGTTGGAGGCAGTAACCCAACAGCTTCAGCTTTTCACGGAGCGTTCCCCGGAGTACCGCGACTACCTGTATTTGCTTTGGCTGCAGGAAGAGATCGCAGGGAAGCTAACGGCCAGCATGCGCTGATGCTGGCCGTTCGTTATGGAGGTTGTAGCTTCGCGCATTCGGCATCAACAACAACCACGTAACCATCATCGGATGCACCGCTTTATCCTTTCGCTAACGATTCTTTGGCCACTTCTCCTTCTTCCGATTGCTGCTGCGGCGCAGACGCTGCCGGCAATCGCTGTGTACTTCAACAAGTCGGTGGATACCACGCTGGCCTATCCGCCGGGGAACGTGGCGAAGGGGAATACTGACTTGGGGGCGGTTGCCGCCCAGGAGATCGCCAAGGCGAAAAGCTCGGTGGATATGGCGATGTACAACCTGAACGTGCAGTCGGTGGTGGACGCGCTGATTGCCGCGCAGAAGCGTGGGGTAAAGGTCCGCGTGGTGGGCCATGTTGAGAATGGTGGCGACCAGAAATTCCAGCAGTTGGTTTCGGCAGGGATTCCGTTGATTACCAACCCACGCGCCCCCTCGGGCGAGCAGCAGCCGCTGATGCACAACAAGTTTTTTGTGATTGATGCCCGCCCCGGCGCGCCCAGCGGGTCGCAGCCGGTGACGATGATGGGAAGCTGGAACGCAACCTTCGCACAAACCTACACCGACCCCAACAACTTGGTCATCATTCGCGATGCGGCGGTGACAGCGGCCTACTTGAAGGAGTTCCAGGAGATGTGGGGGGGCGCGGACGATGCTCCAAACGGAGGGGCAGCGGCGTTCGGCGCGGCGAAGACGAACAACACCCCCCACACCTTCACCGTTGACGGAACCCGCATTGACGTTTACTTTAGCCCCAGCGACGGAACCGCCTCCCGAATCAACGATGCACTGCTGACCGGGCAAAGCTCCATCTACACCGCCAATCTTACCTTCACCTACAGCCAGTTTTCAAGCTCACTCAGTCGCCAAAAAAATCGCGGGGCCGACGTCCGTTGCATCATTGACAACGTGAAAGATCAGGGGAGCCAGTTCAGCGCGCTGCAATCGTTTGCCGAGGCGTTCGACTGGCAGCTGACCGGGATATTCCATCACAAGTATGCGGTGATGGATGCGATTCCGCTGGGAACCGGAACGTTTCCGGTGGTGGTGACCGGGTCCCACAACTTCACCGTCAGCGCCGAAACCCGCAACGATGAGAACGCCGCAATCATCTACAGCGCGGCGATTGCAAACCAGTTTTTGCAGGAGTTCGCCGCACGCTACAAGGAGGTTGGCGGCAAGGCTCCATTCGTGCAAACCACCGCCGTGGACGCGCTGCAATCCGCAACCGCCATTGCCCTGCGTGCCTACCCCAACCCGTTCAACAGCCACGTGGCGATTGCCGTGGAGGGGCTAACCGAACAAGCAACCATCACCATTGCCAGCATCACCGGGGAGAGGGTTGCCAGTTTCGCGCTGGACCCCGGCCAGCCGATCGCCGAATGGGACGCAACCGACCTTGCGCCAGGAATCTACGTTGCCACCGTCGCCAGCCAATCGCAACGGAGGTTTGTGGCGTTGCAGGTGGCGCGGTGAGGTGAGATGAGATGATAAGGTCAGGGAGCTTGGCCGCTGCCCAGAATATTACCCAGAAGATCTGCCCGGGTCAGCGGCTTAGGATCACGAACTCGGTTCGGCGATTTTGGGCGCGTCCTTCGTCGGTTCCGTTGTCGGCAATTGGCTGGCGTTCGCCGAACCCGATTGCGGTGATTCGCTCCGGCGCGATTCCCCGCTTCACCAACGCCTCCTTCACCGCATCGGCGCGGCGTTGCGACAGCTTCACGTTGTAGTTGGGGTCGCCGGTGCTGTTGCGGCTGTCGGTGTGGCCCCGCAGCTCAATCGTTAGCCGTGGATAGGTTCGCATCAGCGCGTACATATTATCAATGGCCGGCATGGATGTGGATTTAATGGCTGCTTTGTCGAAGTCAAAATTGACGTGCAGCAAGGCGATGGTCCCGATGTCGGGGGTGTTGTCGAAAGCGGCTTGGGCGGTAAGGCTATCCTTCCCCAAACAGAGCTTCAGCCGGATGGTGTGAACGCCGTAATCTTGGGGGTCGTACTCCACGATGTAGTAGTTCCGCAATCGGCGATAGATATCCTCGAACACGTTCTGGAACTCGGCGGTGCGGTAAATCTGGTAGTAGCTTCCCCCGGTCCGCAGCGCGATGTCTTGCAGGTACGCCCCGTTCACCCCTTCCCCAAAATCCACCGCGCAGATGGTGATGTTGTTCCGCTTGGCAAGCGCCACCACGGAGTCTTTATCCATCGTGGAGCTGTTGTCCTGGCCGTCGGTGAAGACCACAATGGCACGGCGGCGGAAGCCTTGCGCGGCCATCACCTGCTCAATCCCCGCGGCGATTCCGTTGGCAATCGCTGTTCCGCCGCCAAATCCTTCCAGCCCATTTTTTTTCAGATTCCCCAACAGCTCACCCTGGTCGGTGGCAACCGGAGATTCCACCACCGTGTGGTGGTCGTAGCGGACCAATGCGATTCCGTCCTCGGCCCGTTTTTGCCGGATGAACTGCTCGGCCCCATTCTGCGCGGCAAGTGCGCGGGTTTCCCCCATGGATCCGCTGTTGTCCATCACCAGCGCGACGGCGTGGGGGTCGCGGTCCTGCTCGGTGGCTTCGCGCAGGGTGTATTTGGTGATTGGGCGGATCTTGCCGTCGAACTCATCCTCGAACCCGCACCACACCGATTTCCATTTCCCAGCCAATCCCCCCGTCAGATAGGCCCCGGTGGAGTCCAGCAGGTGGAGATAGACGCGAACCTTGTTCGGCTGGTTCGCCTCCACACGGGTTAGGCTGAATGCAGGCTTGCGAAGATCGGAAGGGGAAGAAGGGACGGGGAGGATGCGGTTGACGTAGATGGGGGAATATCCTGGCGGCGGTGTTGCATCGGTTGCTGCGGCGGGTTCGCCGGTGAAGACTTGGTTCATCATCACCGGGCAACCGCCAAACGCCACGGAAGCCAGCACCACGGCAACCAGCAGAAATCGCGAAGAGAGGATCATGATGTTGTTGGACTGTGTGAAGCAAAGCCGAAGCAATCGGCGGGGGGAATCGCCCCACCGATTGCAACGGGGAATAGCGCAGATTTTTTTTGCGGATCACTCAGCCGCAAGCACGCATCACCGCACCACCACCACCCGAATTCCGGCTGAGAGTTTCCCTGCCACCAGATGGCAGTAGTAGGTTCCGGCAGGAAGCCCCGAAGCGTCCCACAGTTGCTGATGCCGACCCGCCGGAAGCATACCGCCCGACAGACGTGCCACGGTTTGGCCCGTGACATCCTGGACAATCACCGTAACCTCCGCCGGCTGCGGCAAGCTGAAGGAGAGCGTGGTAAGCCCCGACGTTGGCGACGGGTGGCAAGCCACCGCAAGAATTCGCGCGGCTGCGTCGGCATCAACGGCAAGTGGAGGTTCGGTGGTGGTGTCGGTGTTGGCGTAGGCAGCCACGTAGCCTGCCGATTGGCCGCCGGCAGCGGTGAACGCGCCGCCAACCACCATCATCTTGTTCCCCTGCGTCAGGGCAATTACCTCGTTGTTCACGCCGCTTCCCAATGCTTCCCAGAAGTTCCCCACGGTGTTGCGGCGGGCAATGTTTTGCACCACCGGGAAGGCACCGTCGCTTCGCGAAGCGAACACACCACCAACGAACAAGCCATCGCTGTTGGCCAGCAATGCGTTGATGGTTCCGTTCAGCGTGTCAAGCTCGCCGCCGACCTGCGCCCACGTTCCGTCCTGGGGGTTCCAGCGGTCAATGGCGGTTATCGGGTCGTCCAGCGTCTGCATCGTCACGGCGGTGAACAGGGCATTGCTGGTTGCGGCAATCGCGCCGATTTGCTCCACCACCCCTTGCCGCAGCGGGGTCCATGTTGTTCCATCAAATCGGGCAACGGCGTACTTGGTTCCTTCGGTGGTGGCGTAGCCTCCGGTAACGTACAGATTGCCCGCAAGCGCGGTCATCCCTTCGGCAGTGAACTGCTCGAACAACTTCTGGATTCCTCCACCAGGAACGCTCCATGCCGAACCATCCCACCGCACAACGCCAACGGCAGTGTCGCCGCCAACGGGAAGGATGAAGCTCCCCGCC encodes:
- a CDS encoding OmpA family protein, whose product is MILSSRFLLVAVVLASVAFGGCPVMMNQVFTGEPAAATDATPPPGYSPIYVNRILPVPSSPSDLRKPAFSLTRVEANQPNKVRVYLHLLDSTGAYLTGGLAGKWKSVWCGFEDEFDGKIRPITKYTLREATEQDRDPHAVALVMDNSGSMGETRALAAQNGAEQFIRQKRAEDGIALVRYDHHTVVESPVATDQGELLGNLKKNGLEGFGGGTAIANGIAAGIEQVMAAQGFRRRAIVVFTDGQDNSSTMDKDSVVALAKRNNITICAVDFGEGVNGAYLQDIALRTGGSYYQIYRTAEFQNVFEDIYRRLRNYYIVEYDPQDYGVHTIRLKLCLGKDSLTAQAAFDNTPDIGTIALLHVNFDFDKAAIKSTSMPAIDNMYALMRTYPRLTIELRGHTDSRNSTGDPNYNVKLSQRRADAVKEALVKRGIAPERITAIGFGERQPIADNGTDEGRAQNRRTEFVILSR